The Daucus carota subsp. sativus chromosome 7, DH1 v3.0, whole genome shotgun sequence genome window below encodes:
- the LOC108195302 gene encoding protein EXPRESSION OF TERPENOIDS 1 isoform X1, with protein MANFFSLGGGGDGGGNHQTRQGNNNNNNEINPESWFLLSRNNTHNHPDQVDLHNKGFELWQPQDYPSGLNLVSDHSRSNDFFMLRSGASSSTSGGGGSISCQDCGNQAKKDCTHMRCRTCCKSRGFHCQTHVKSTWVPAAKRRERLQQLAALHRRREQQDQEDDNVFHYQTLQIPPKRLKDTYATAIPIASSGLELANFPAEVESSAVFRCVRVSSVGNSDNQYAYQTSVNIGGHLFRGILYDQGLEISHRHQLPGRDQQVNNLIRNASSSPGAEPDGSGAGTSRGGGGGAPAPSQATTFLDPSLYHSASLNSFMAGTQFFPPPRT; from the exons ATGGCTAATTTCTTCTCTCTAGGCGGCGGCGGAGACGGAGGAGGAAACCACCAAACAAGACAaggcaacaacaacaacaataatgaAATAAACCCCGAAAGCTGGTTTTTACTCAGCCGAAACAATACTCACAATCATCCTGATCAAGTAGACTTACACAACAAGGGCTTCGAGCTCTGGCAGCCACAGGATTATCCCTCAGGCCTCAACCTGGTCTCGGATCACTCAAGATCCAATGATTTTTTCATGCTGCGAAGCGGCGCAAGCAGCAGCACCAGCGGCGGTGGAGGATCGATAAGCTGTCAGGACTGCGGGAACCAAGCCAAGAAAGACTGCACGCACATGAGATGCAGGACTTGCTGCAAGAGCCGAGGCTTCCACTGCCAGACTCATGTCAAGAGCACTTGGGTACCCGCTGCTAAGCGCCGCGAAAGGCTTCAACAGCTCGCGGCTTTACATCGTCGCCGCGAACAACAAGATCAAGAGGATGATAATGTTTTCCACTATCAAACCCTACAAATTCCCCCCAAAAGGCTCAAAGACACTTATGCTACTGCCATTCCTATTGCTTCTTCAG GGTTGGAGTTGGCGAATTTTCCGGCGGAGGTGGAATCATCAGCTGTTTTCAGATGCGTTAGAGTGAGCTCCGTGGGGAATTCTGATAATCAGTACGCTTACCAGACGTCGGTGAACATAGGAGGGCATTTGTTCAGGGGAATTCTGTATGATCAGGGCCTCGAAATTAGTCATCGTCATCAATTGCCAGGGAGAGATCAACAAGTTAATAATTTGATTAGAAATGCCTCCAGCTCCCCTGGGGCTGAGCCTGATGGGTcgggagctggtacttctcgaGGGGGCGGGGGAGGTGCTCCCGCCCCTTCGCAAGCCACAACGTTTTTAGACCCTTCTTTGTACCACTCAGCATCACTCAACTCTTTCATGGCTGGTACGCAGTTCTTCCCTCCCCCGAGAacttaa
- the LOC108196221 gene encoding GATA transcription factor 6, with protein sequence MESVNAALKNSLTSPEIGFWDDVCLSPVVKNGVVSEDDYVFVDDLLDFSKAEQIENEHVNDDKVQNDGVLVSDVKREIFEAPPVPVQENELSVPVDELAELEWLSNFVDDSTPGYSLTLPPPQKPPVKLAGPRKTGVRVRPLSYSTTSSSSSSRTFVMCGDVTHSAESLMKPPLKKPKTQHGERRCSHCLVQKTPQWRTGPLGAKTLCNACGVRFKSGRLLPEYRPAVSPTFSSEKHSNSHRKVMEMRRKKEGDGVGGFGKAVETF encoded by the exons ATGGAGTCGGTCAACGCGGCTTTGAAGAACAGTTTGACTTCGCCGGAGATAGGGTTTTGGGATGACGTGTGTTTGTCGCCGGTTGTTAAGAACGGTGTCGTTTCGGAAGATGATTACGTCTTCGTCGACGACCTTCTGGACTTCTCCAAAGCGGAGCAGATTGAAAATGAGCATGTGAATGACGATAAAGTTCAGAACGACGGCGTTTTGGTTTCGGATGTTAAGCGCGAAATTTTCGAGGCTCCTCCGGTGCCGGTGCAGGAGAACGAGCTCTCTGTTCCG gtggATGAATTGGCGGAGTTGGAATGGCTTTCAAATTTCGTTGACGATTCTACCCCTGGATACTCTCTGACTCTCCCGCCGCCTCAAAAGCCGCCGGTCAAACTCGCCGGTCCACGAAAAACCGGCGTCCGAGTAAGGCCACTCAGTTACTCGACCacgtcatcatcatcttcctctCGTACTTTCGTTATGTGCGGTGATGTCACGCACTCAGCGGAGTCGTTGATGAAGCCGCCGCTGAAGAAGCCGAAGACGCAGCACGGAGAGCGGCGGTGCAGTCATTGTCTAGTGCAGAAGACGCCGCAGTGGAGAACCGGACCGCTCGGTGCGAAGACGCTGTGTAATGCGTGTGGAGTGCGGTTCAAGTCGGGCCGGCTTTTGCCGGAGTATAGACCGGCTGTTAGCCCGACGTTTTCGAGCGAAAAACACTCGAATAGTCACCGGAAAGTGATGGAGATGAGGCGGAAGAAAGAGGGGGACGGTGTCGGTGGGTTTGGAAAGGCGGTTGAAACATTTTGA
- the LOC108196220 gene encoding cytochrome P450 84A1, with the protein MALVPILLTIISVILLVSRFYSRPYPPGPRGWPVIGNMLMMDQLTHRGLAKLASQYGGIFHLRMGIRHIVVVSSPDMARQVLEARDKVSNRPTSIALDYLSYGTANMAFADYSPFWRQMRKICVIKLFSRARAESWDSVRDELNEMLRVVASNAGQAVNIGELVFGFAERIIYRAAFGSRLSDGHDDFLKIMQEFSKLFGAFNICDFIPGLSWADPQGFKARLSKARGSLDAFIDSIIEQHISKRKGKNITGRDEGNNDMVDELLAFYADVGEAKADSDDLSSSIKLTRDNIKGIIMDIMFGGTETVAAAIEWAMSELLRNPEELKKTQEELANTVGLHRCVEEGDFEKLTYLKCVLKETLRLHPPLPFLSRATAEDLNVAGYYIPARSRLVINLWAMGRDRKCWNDPEAFKPSRFLNVGAPDYKMNNFEFLPFGTGRRSCPGMQLGLYTFEMGVAHLLHCFNWELPDGMKPTQVDMSDVFGLSAPKATRLTAVPSPRLKCPIY; encoded by the exons ATGGCCCTCGTTCCCATTCTGCTCACAATTATCTCGGTGATATTACTCGTATCTCGATTTTATAGTAGGCCTTATCCACCAGGGCCGAGAGGCTGGCCGGTGATTGGCAATATGCTGATGATGGATCAGTTAACTCACCGTGGGCTCGCAAAGCTTGCGAGCCAGTACGGTGGTATTTTCCACCTCCGCATGGGAATTCGACACATTGTAGTCGTGTCGAGTCCTGACATGGCACGCCAAGTCCTGGAAGCTCGAGACAAAGTTTCCAATCGGCCTACTAGTATTGCTCTGGATTACCTTTCGTATGGCACGGCCAATATGGCCTTTGCTGACTACAGCCCTTTCTGGCGTCAGATGCGCAAAATATGTGTCATCAAGCTCTTTAGCCGCGCACGGGCGGAGTCATGGGACTCTGTCCGTGACGAGCTGAATGAAATGCTCAGAGTGGTTGCATCAAACGCTGGTCAGGCGGTTAATATAGGTGAGTTGGTGTTTGGGTTTGCGGAGAGGATCATCTATCGGGCTGCATTTGGATCAAGATTGAGCGACGGGCACgatgattttcttaaaataatgcaagaattttcaaaattatttggtGCTTTCAATATATGTGATTTTATTCCAGGGTTGAGTTGGGCTGATCCTCAAGGGTTCAAAGCTAGACTTAGCAAGGCTCGGGGATCACTAGATGCGTTCATCGACTCCATTATAGAACAACACATATCAAAAAGAAAGGGGAAAAATATCACAGGGCGCGATGAAGGGAACAATGACATGGTGGACGAGTTATTGGCCTTTTACGCTGATGTTGGAGAAGCAAAAGCTGATTCTGACGATTTATCGAGTTCTATCAAACTCACAAGAGATAACATTAAGGGCATTATTATG GACATAATGTTTGGAGGGACGGAGACTGTAGCGGCCGCTATAGAGTGGGCAATGTCGGAGCTCCTGAGAAATCCAGAGGAGCTGAAAAAGACTCAGGAAGAGCTTGCCAACACAGTGGGACTCCACCGCTGTGTCGAAGAGGGAGACTTTGAGAAACTCACTTACCTCAAGTGCGTTCTCAAAGAGACGCTACGGCTCCATCCTCCCCTCCCTTTTCTTTCTCGTGCCACAGCCGAGGACTTAAATGTCGCTGGCTACTATATCCCAGCCAGGTCTCGCCTCGTGATCAACCTTTGGGCAATGGGGCGTGACAGGAAGTGTTGGAATGACCCTGAAGCATTCAAGCCCTCCAGGTTTCTCAATGTGGGTGCACCGGACTACAAAATGAACAATTTCGAGTTCTTACCATTTGGGACGGGGCGCAGATCATGTCCAGGCATGCAGCTTGGCCTTTACACGTTTGAAATGGGCGTCGCTCACCTGCTTCATTGCTTCAACTGGGAACTGCCTGATGGTATGAAGCCGACCCAAGTCGATATGAGTGATGTTTTTGGACTGTCAGCTCCGAAGGCCACTCGACTCACAGCTGTTCCGAGTCCACGCCTCAAGTGTCCGATTTATTAA
- the LOC108193448 gene encoding uncharacterized protein LOC108193448 — MEKEESAIASVRDDETQNQANKNLNNRGGAATNNPNLNNTKGKSCKGCLYYSSSFKSQSRNPLCVGISRSLPQVPQNIVGKSEVEAHEKGRDFADFRYGCVGYSVYSDRKGQKDVQDGNSELPACIGIEVLVDRKITAADSVPAHAHAHNKDNHRSPQPHTQKPAVSVGDEFLKRFTRNAGLVAAGVAKNVRKVGNQVKASIDDILYPYRRPPK, encoded by the exons atggaGAAGGAAGAAAGTGCAATTGCTTCAGTAAGAGATGATGAAACCCAGAATCAAGCCAACAAGAATTTAAATAACAGAGGAGGAGCAGCAACAAACAATCCAAATCTGAATAATACTAAAGGGAAATCTTGTAAAGGGTGTCTTTATTATTCATCCTCCTTTAAATCTCAGTCTCGTAACCCTCTCTGTGTTGGCATATCTCGTTCTCTCCCCCAAG TACCTCAAAACATTGTGGGAAAATCTGAGGTGGAAGCTCATGAAAAGGGGAGGGACTTTGCAGATTTCAGATATGGTTGTGTTGGATACTCAGTTTACTCAGATAGGAAAGGTCAAAAAGATGTGCAAGATGGAAACTCAGAACTTCCTGCCTGCATTGGAATTGAG GTTCTGGTGGACAGAAAAATAACAGCTGCTGACTCTGTTCCTGCTCATGCTCATGCTCATAACAAGG ATAATCATAGATCGCCACAGCCTCATACACAAAAACCAGCAGTGTCTGTAGGGGATGAGTTCTTAAAAAG GTTCACAAGAAATGCAGGGCTGGTAGCAGCAGGGGTTGCAAAAAATGTACGGAAAGTAGGCAATCAGGTCAAAGCAAGTATTGATGACATCCTCTACCCTTACCGTCGACCACCAAAGTAA
- the LOC108196223 gene encoding probable methyltransferase PMT24, with product MPLVKARVKRSSGTSCASTTTKVVFIALCVCAVYVIVPRHLSSDTKTTQNVVTKNSLRINPNQEATSLRDKPGDPKEVVRNNEDDIGKEAADVSNDDRKEDVLDQSSDKQDRLSDQEENLMTTAADDTERLDTKDQLTEENLNQLSAQGAEVDNSDQKEDTSNENSDKKEQMTEHLKNQVTTAAAEIDKKDQLTEENVKQADSAVEDNVERLPGKVFEEEPQKINEQEASMTLNQGTNQEIATNTDNKSKFIQKSFETTSDRNEQTKDEPSNSKNDESKDSGNNQNTLEDDDRQVKQDGEVKETVSENRENPEGTNIEISEEENEQRMEQHQRQEEQQKDRNQKEDKDSQNDGNTAVTEGVTIKDKLKNDEANTDPTDSSDRHSSSKEAAEKDNQLRLTNENNMDDKQQKSSNFPHGESSGIPEESKESMKTWSTQADHSDNHKERKKGPSEDQDASINGLSWTLCNVTAGADYIPCLDNEKAISKLHRKHFEHRERHCPEEAPTCLVPLPQGYRTPIEWPISREKIWYHNVPHTKLAEVKGHQNWVKVSGEVLTFPGGGTQFIHGALHYIDFIQQAVPQIAWGKHTRTVLDVGCGVASFGGYLFDRDVLAISFAPKDEHEAQVQFALERGIPAISAVMGSQRLPFPSNVFDVIHCARCRVPWHVEGGTLLLELNRMLRPGGYFVWSATPVYQNLEEDVQIWKEMSALTISMCWKLVTIKKDKLNMVGAAIYRKPETNECYEERKQKQPPMCGDDDDPNAAWYVPLQSCMHRVPTDEAKRGSQWPQEWPQRLQVSPYWLNRSQMGIYGKPAAEDFVADYEHWQSMVSKTYLSGLGISWSNVRNIMDMRAVYGGFAAALRDLKVWVLNVVNTDSPDTLPIIYERGLFGIYHDWCESFSTYPRSYDLLHADHLFSRLKKRCGLAPVMAEVDRIARPGGKLIVRDKSSVVREVENLLKSLHWEIHLTFSKNKQGILSAQKSDWRPDIYAAAS from the exons ATGCCACTCGTCAAGGCCCGTGTTAAGCGATCATCGGGAACTTCTTGTGCTTCAACCACCACCAAGGTTGTGTTCATAGCTTTATGTGTTTGCGCGGTATACGTGATAGTACCAAGGCACCTGTCCTCGGACACCAAAACTACTCAAAATGTTGTCACCAAAAATAGCTTGCGGATTAATCCAAATCAAGAAGCTACTAGTTTACGTGACAAACCTGGTGATCCTAAGGAGGTCGTGAGAAACAATGAGGATGATATTGGTAAAGAAGCAGCAGATGTTAGCAATGATGACCGGAAGGAAGATGTATTGGATCAGAGTTCTGACAAACAGGATCGTTTGTCTGATCAAGAAGAAAATCTTATGACCACTGCTGCTGACGATACTGAGCGATTAGATACTAAAGATCAGCTGACTGAAGAGAATTTGAACCAGTTGTCTGCTCAAGGAGCGGAGGTAGATAACTCTGATCAAAAGGAGGACACTTCAAATGAAAATTCTGACAAGAAGGAACAGATGACCGAGCACTTAAAAAACCAGGTGACTACTGCAGCTGCAGAGATAGATAAGAAAGATCAGCTGACTGAAGAAAATGTAAAACAAGCAGATTCAGCTGTGGAAGATAATGTGGAGCGACTGCCAGGGAAGGTTTTCGAAGAAGAGCCGCAGAAAATTAATGAACAGGAGGCTTCCATGACTCTTAACCAGGGAACTAATCAGGAAATTGCAACAAACACGGATAACAAGAGTAAATTCatccagaaatcttttgaaacTACGTCAGATCGTAATGAACAAACTAAAGATGAACCAAGCAATTCCAAGAATGATGAAAGCAAGGATAGTGGAAATAATCAAAACACTTTGGAAGATGATGATCGCCAAGTAAAGCAAGATGGTGAGGTTAAGGAAACAGTATCTGAGAACCGTGAAAATCCAGAAGGCACCAATATTGAGAtatcagaagaagaaaatgaacAGCGAATGGAACAACATCAGCGGCAGGAAGAACAACAAAAAGATAGAAATCAAAAGGAGGATAAAGACTCGCAAAATGATGGGAACACCGCTGTTACTGAAGGGGTAACAATCAAGGATAAATTGAAAAATGACGAGGCAAATACTGATCCGACAGACTCAAGTGATCGACATAGCAGCAGTAAGGAAGCAGCTGAAAAAGACAATCAACTCCGTCTAACCAATGAGAATAATATGGACGATAAACAGCAAAAGTCGTCAAATTTTCCACACGGGGAGAGCTCAGGTATACCAGAGGAATCAAAAGAGTCGATGAAAACATGGTCTACTCAAGCGGATCACTCTGATAAccacaaagaaagaaaaaagggCCCGTCAGAAGATCAAGATGCCAGCATTAACGGGTTGTCATGGACGCTTTGCAATGTGACAGCAGGTGCAGACTACATACCTTGTCTAGACAATGAGAAAGCAATAAGCAAATTACATCGAAAGCACTTTGAGCATCGGGAAAGGCATTGTCCAGAGGAAGCTCCAACCTGCTTGGTACCTCTCCCGCAGGGATACAGAACACCTATCGAGTGGCCTATCAGCAGAGAAAAG ATATGGTACCATAATGTGCCTCACACTAAGCTCGCAGAAGTGAAGGGACATCAGAATTGGGTGAAGGTATCCGGAGAAGTGCTCACCTTTCCGGGAGGTGGGACACAGTTTATACATGGGGCCCTCCACTACATTGATTTTATACAACAG GCTGTACCACAAATCGCATGGGGAAAACACACCAGAACAGTGTTGGATGTTGGATGCGGGGTTGCCAGTTTCGGGGGTTACCTTTTCGACAGAGATGTTCTTGCTATCTCTTTTGCACCAAAAGATGAACACGAAGCTCAAGTTCAATTTGCACTGGAAAGAGGCATTCCTGCAATCTCAGCCGTGATGGGCTCTCAGAGGCTGCCATTTCCAAGCAATGTCTTCGACGTTATTCACTGTGCACGTTGTAGAGTTCCCTGGCATGTAGAAG GGGGCACTCTTCTTTTGGAACTAAACCGAATGCTAAGACCCGGGGGTTATTTTGTGTGGTCAGCAACTCCTGTGTACCAAAATCTAGAAGAAGATGTCCAGATATGGAAAG AAATGTCTGCCTTAACAATATCTATGTGTTGGAAGCTTGTCACCATTAAGAAGGACAAATTAAATATGGTTGGTGCTGCCATTTATCGCAAACCAGAAACAAATGAATGCTAtgaagaaagaaaacaaaagcAACCTCCAATGTGCGGAGATGATGATGATCCAAATGCTGCTTG GTATGTGCCATTGCAGTCGTGCATGCACCGTGTGCCAACAGATGAGGCTAAAAGAGGTTCCCAGTGGCCTCAGGAGTGGCCTCAACGTCTACAGGTATCTCCATACTGGTTAAACCGATCCCAGATGGGGATCTATGGTAAACCCGCTGCAGAAGATTTTGTAGCAGATTATGAACACTGGCAAAGTATGGTGAGCAAGACGTACCTAAGTGGATTGGGTATCAGCTGGTCTAATGTGAGAAACATCATGGACATGAGAGCAGTTTATGGAGG GTTTGCAGCGGCACTGAGGGACCTGAAAGTATGGGTTCTAAACGTAGTCAACACAGATTCCCCAGATACACTTCCCATAATATACGAGAGGGGTCTCTTCGGGATATATCATGACTGGTGTGAATCCTTCAGCACATATCCTAGAAGCTATGATCTTCTACATGCCGATCATCTCTTTTCCAGATTAAAAAAGAG GTGCGGGCTTGCACCCGTGATGGCAGAAGTCGATAGAATAGCTAGGCCTGGAGGTAAATTGATTGTTCGTGACAAGTCCAGTGTTGTTAGGGAAGTAGAAAACTTGCTAAAATCTTTACACTGGGAGATTCACCTAACATTTTCTAAAAACAAACAAGGCATACTCAGCGCTCAGAAGTCTGATTGGCGGCCAGATATATATGCAGCAGCTTCCTGA
- the LOC108196222 gene encoding glutaredoxin-C3, producing the protein MFVLTGFSCPAIYKIRDRPAQYTSPHRLPKPKRQPTPFTFNQPSFVVTSYLGETFTVAGKSEFTASGEPPAVAMMSRKNALMKLNLASIGLAMVLVLGNAPKVALAANSVSAFVQNSIYSNKITVFSKSYCPYCLRTKRIFSELNEQPFVVELDHREDGNQIQDVLLDLVGRRTVPQIFVNGKHIGGSDDLQNAVENGELQKHLSKV; encoded by the exons ATGTTTGTTTTGACCGGGTTTTCTTGTCCAGCGATATATAAAATCAGGGACCGCCCGGCCCAATATACTAGTCCTCATCGATTACCCAAACCGAAACGCCAACCAACCCCATTCACATTCAACCAGCCCTCTTTTGTTGTGACCTCTTATCTCGGCGAGACTTTCACGGTCGCCGGTAAATCGGAATTTACGGCAAGTGGAGAACCACCGGCGGTGGCTATGATGTCGAGAAAAAATGCGTTGATGAAGCTGAATTTAGCTAGTATAGGCTTGGCGATGGTTTTGGTGCTGGGAAACGCCCCAAAAGTGGCCCTGGCTGCTAATTCTGTTTCGGCTTTTGTTCAAAACTCTATCTACTCCAACAAGATTACCGTCTTCTCTAAATCGTATTGCCC GTATTGTCTTCGTACAAAGCGTATATTCAGTGAACTAAATGAGCAGCCTTTTGTTGTGGAGCTTGATCATCGAGAAGATGGAAATCAAATTCAAGATGTCCTTCTAGATCTGGTCGGTCGCCGCACTGTCCCTCAAATATTTGTAAATGGGAAGCATATTGGCGGTTCTGATG ATCTTCAGAATGCCGTTGAAAATGGTGAGTTGCAGAAGCATCTTAGCAAAGTTTAA
- the LOC108195302 gene encoding protein EXPRESSION OF TERPENOIDS 1 isoform X2 gives MANFFSLGGGGDGGGNHQTRQGNNNNNNEINPESWFLLSRNNTHNHPDQVDLHNKGFELWQPQDYPSGLNLVSDHSRSNDFFMLRSGASSSTSGGGGSISCQDCGNQAKKDCTHMRCRTCCKSRGFHCQTHVKSTWVPAAKRRERLQQLAALHRRREQQDQEDDNVFHYQTLQIPPKRLKDTYATAIPIASSGLELANFPAEVESSAVFRCVRVSSVGNSDNQYAYQTSVNIGGHLFRGILYDQGLEISHRHQLPGRDQQVNNLIRNASSSPGAEPDGSGAGTSRGGGGGAPAPSQATTFLDPSLYHSASLNSFMAAYV, from the exons ATGGCTAATTTCTTCTCTCTAGGCGGCGGCGGAGACGGAGGAGGAAACCACCAAACAAGACAaggcaacaacaacaacaataatgaAATAAACCCCGAAAGCTGGTTTTTACTCAGCCGAAACAATACTCACAATCATCCTGATCAAGTAGACTTACACAACAAGGGCTTCGAGCTCTGGCAGCCACAGGATTATCCCTCAGGCCTCAACCTGGTCTCGGATCACTCAAGATCCAATGATTTTTTCATGCTGCGAAGCGGCGCAAGCAGCAGCACCAGCGGCGGTGGAGGATCGATAAGCTGTCAGGACTGCGGGAACCAAGCCAAGAAAGACTGCACGCACATGAGATGCAGGACTTGCTGCAAGAGCCGAGGCTTCCACTGCCAGACTCATGTCAAGAGCACTTGGGTACCCGCTGCTAAGCGCCGCGAAAGGCTTCAACAGCTCGCGGCTTTACATCGTCGCCGCGAACAACAAGATCAAGAGGATGATAATGTTTTCCACTATCAAACCCTACAAATTCCCCCCAAAAGGCTCAAAGACACTTATGCTACTGCCATTCCTATTGCTTCTTCAG GGTTGGAGTTGGCGAATTTTCCGGCGGAGGTGGAATCATCAGCTGTTTTCAGATGCGTTAGAGTGAGCTCCGTGGGGAATTCTGATAATCAGTACGCTTACCAGACGTCGGTGAACATAGGAGGGCATTTGTTCAGGGGAATTCTGTATGATCAGGGCCTCGAAATTAGTCATCGTCATCAATTGCCAGGGAGAGATCAACAAGTTAATAATTTGATTAGAAATGCCTCCAGCTCCCCTGGGGCTGAGCCTGATGGGTcgggagctggtacttctcgaGGGGGCGGGGGAGGTGCTCCCGCCCCTTCGCAAGCCACAACGTTTTTAGACCCTTCTTTGTACCACTCAGCATCACTCAACTCTTTCATGGCTG CATATGTTTGA
- the LOC108196748 gene encoding protein WALLS ARE THIN 1, giving the protein MFSSVPERVQLHIAMIIFQIGYAGNHIILRIALNVGISKLVFLIYRITIGLLLLSPFAYFLEKKDRPALNASYVLQFFVLGLVGVVLNNGSYFIGLENTSPVFASTIENSVPAITFALAAIFRIEEVNLRRKDGFAMVFGTFACVAGALIITLYRGPIIYSPDSGSHQLESMSFQEDTEGKNWALGCVSLVIHCVCWASWIVLQAPVVKNYPARLSIACYTFLFAIMQFLAIAAFTERNIEAWKIHSQSELLCVIYAGVVASGLAFAIQIWVVERGGPMLVAAYLPLQTLVAAVMASVFLSEAFSLGSIIGAVLIILGLYLVVWGKNEENKIKSEIEPLRSMLEKNCLPGHEKSLLVEPLMVSSNNF; this is encoded by the exons ATGTTTTCATCAGTACCAGAACGTGTGCAGCTGCACATAGCCATGATCATTTTTCAAATTGGTTATGCTGGGAATCACATCATTCTCCGAATTGCACTCAATGTTGGCATTAGCAAACttgtttttcttatttatagAATCACTATTGGATTGCTTCTTCTCTCCCCATTTGCTTATTTTCTTGAAAA GAAAGATAGGCCAGCGCTAAATGCATCATATGTTCTGCAATTTTTCGTTCTTGGGCTTGTTGG AGTTGTATTAAACAATGGATCCTACTTTATTGGTTTAGAGAACACATCCCCAGTGTTTGCATCTACTATTGAAAATTCTGTCCCTGCTATTACTTTTGCTTTGGCTGCAATTTTCAG GATCGAAGAAGTGAATTTGAGAAGAAAAGATGGTTTTGCTATGGTGTTTGGAACTTTCGCTTGTGTTGCTGGGGCTTTGATCATAACCCTTTACCGGGGACCAATCATATATAGCCCAGATTCGGGTTCTCACCAATTAGAGTCGATGAGTTTTCAGGAAGATACTGAGGGAAAGAATTGGGCATTAGGTTGTGTATCTCTTGTAATTCATTGCGTATGTTGGGCTAGTTGGATTGTCTTACAAGCTCCTGTGGTGAAGAATTATCCAGCTCGGCTGTCCATTGCTTGCTATACTTTCTTGTTTGCTATTATGCAGTTTTTAGCGATTGCAGCATTTACTGAAAGAAACATCGAGGCCTGGAAAATTCACTCCCAAAGCGAGCTCTTGTGTGTTATTTATGCA GGAGTAGTTGCTTCAGGGCTTGCCTTTGCAATACAAATATGGGTTGTTGAAAGGGGAGGTCCTatgcttgttgcagcatatctGCCTCTTCAGACTCTGGTTGCGGCAGTCATGGCTTCTGTCTTCCTAAGCGAGGCATTCTCTCTGGGAAG CATCATTGGAGCCGTATTAATCATACTAGGTCTCTATCTGGTTGTATGGGGCAAGAACGAGGAGAACAAGATAAAGTCAGAAATAGAGCCATTAAGATCAATGTTGGAGAAGAATTGTTTACCAGGTCATGAGAAATCTCTCCTCGTTGAACCACTTATGGTCAGTTCTAACAACTTCTAG